The region TCTCATTATGTACAGGAAGGTTCAGCCATTGACAGAGAAGCTTTTCACAGGGGAACAAGCGTTTATTTGCTTGATAAGGTTGTTCCGATGTTGCCATTCAAGCTGTCGAATAATCTTTGCAGTTTAGTTGAAGGTAAAGACAGATTGACATTCACAGTGCAGATGGTTATTGATCGAGAAGGAAATACTGTTGATTATGAAATATCACCAAGTGTTATTAGAAGTAAGAAACGTTTGACATACACTCTTGTCAATCAGTATTTCAGTGGTGATGAATCGGCCAAAAAAAAGCTCGGAAAAAGGATATGCAGTTCATTGAATCGAATGCTTGAATTGTCTGAGATTCTCAGAGAATACAGGCGGCGCAGGGGAGCCATCCTCGATATAGAGGGCGGAGAAGTGGATATTATAATTGACGAAAAGGGCAGGACAGTCGATATCCTACCACGTAGGAGAGGTCCCGCTGAGGTACTTATTGAGGAATTCATGATAAAGGCAAATGAAACAGTAGCTGAAGTTTTCCACAACGCGGGCTTGCCATTTGTTTACAGGGTACATGAGGAGCCAGATCCCGAGTTTTTAATTCAGCTTAAGGAATATGTCGAAGCTCTGGGATTGAAAGTAAAGTTTCCAAAGCAGATCCATCCTGGTGTGTTGCAACAGTTACTCGAAGCAGTGAAAGATCATCCGCTAAGATCGAGCGTGGAAAAACTGCTGGTTCGCTCCATGAAACGTGCCATTTATTCAGCTCTTAATGTGGGGCATTTTGGTCTTGCATCCTTTGCTTATACGCATTTTACTTCTCCGATAAGGCGTTATCCAGATTTGGTTGTTCATAGGCTTTTGAAACTTTATCTAAGTCAGGGCGGAAGGTTCACGCCAAAGCAGATAGAATTCTACTCACAGCATCTTCCCAGAATTGCTGAACATTGCAGTAAACGCGAAAGGTTAGCTGATGAAGCGGAATGGGATCTACTTGCCATGAAAAAGGTCGAGTATATAAGCCGCTATATGGGGAAGGTTTTCAATGCTGTCATAACGAATGTAACCAGATTCGGTCTCTTTGTAGAAATCCCGGAAAAACTCATTTCGGGTTTGATCCATATCTCCACACTAAATGACTATTTCATTTATGACGAAAAGAAGAACATTTTGATAGGCGAGAGAAGTGGGAAAGTTTTCAAAATAGGAGATTTGATAAAAGCAAAAGTTGTAAATGCCAATAAGATTTCCGGTGAGATAGATTTTGAATTAGTGGAGGAAAAAGAAAATGCGGTTGAAAAAAATTGACGGGAAAAAAGGATATGTAGTTTTAGTTCATGGCTTAGGAGAGCACTGTGGAAGATATACATGGCTGATTGATCTGCTGAGATCTGAGGATTACGGGTTGATTATGTTCGATCTGCCTGGACATGGGGAAAATTCAGGCAAAAAAGGCCATGCAACTTTCAGAGAGATTTTTGAGATCCTCGATGGAATATTTCACTCTGAGCCCGATTCATTTCTAATGGGTCACAGCCTGGGTGGTTTGATTGCGATCAGGTATGCCGAATTGAGAAATAATGTGCGTGGATTGATAGTTACCTCTCCGGCTTTGAAAATTTCTAATGATAACTTTTTCCTGAGATTATTAGCTACACTTGTTTCTGTAATTTCTCCAAAAACAACTTTCAACAATGGCATAGACCCATATGATCTTTCTCCAAACATTGAAGCAGTCAAAAGATATATCAATGATCCTTTGGTGCATGAGAAGATATCGGCAAAGTTAGCATTTGATATGCTTGTTAACAGCAAACGCGCTTTGAGAGAGGCTTTTAAGATAAAAATTCCATGCTTCATAGGAGTGGGGGAAAAAGATAAAATCACCCTTCCAGAGGGCGCTTATCTATTTTTTAACAGAGTGAGCAGCGAAGACAAAACACTGAAAACCTACCATGGGGGATACCACGAATTGTTTGAAGATCCTGCAAATATGAGCCTGTTTTTGTCTGATTTTGTTGATTGGCTGAGAAGGCATTGATTATTCTCCACCAGCTCCAATTTCCTCTACACCTTCTTTCAAGACATAAACTTTACTTGTGGATGGCAAAATAGCAAGTGGATTTATCGTGTTGTTATTAGCAAGGACTTCAAAATGCAGATGAGGTCCTGTGCTTACTCCGGTACTACCTACTCTTCCAATAATGGAACCTCTTTCTATTGATTGGCCCTTATAAACGCATATTTTCGAAAGGTGGCCATACCTCACAACATCTTTTCCAGTTTTTATCTCTACCATAAGGCCATATCCCGATCGTTCACCGGCAAAGGAAACAACTCCGTTTGTAGAAGAAAAAACGGGAGTTCCTTCTGGAGCAGCAATATCTATACCTGTGTGAAATGACATTTGCTTTGTAATTGGATGCACGCGCCATCCATAGGGTGAGGAAAGTATTCCATAAACAGGCCATATATAACCTTTCTCTGTGTTGAAAGCCTTTCCAATACAACTTCGTGGAACAAACAACTCCTGACCCGGTTTGATAAAATCGGATGAAAGATCATTAGCGATCCTAATATCATTGACTGTGGTGAAGAACATCCGAGCAATTGTATAAAGATTGTCTCCCTGTTTTACAGTATAAAGAAAACCCTCAGGTTGTGGAAGTGTTATTTGCTGGCCAACTCGAAGTTTCAAAGGATCGAGTAAAGTATTCCAATCAAGTATCGTTGAAATGGAAATCTTAAATTTTTTTGATATTTCATAAAGCGTGTCTCCCGGCTGGATTACATAACTAACTTTTAAATACCCTCCACAGATCAGGACTGCAACTAAAAGTAAGATCAGAACAAAATGTTTTTTCACAACTCATCTCCCCTCCGGCAGATTCAAATAATCTCTACCAACTTGTTTGCTATCTCATGAACAGGTAAAACGAAATCAGCATACCCCTCATCTACAACAGACCTCGGCATGCCATAGACAACGCACGTAGATTCGTCTTCAACTATAACAGTTCCTGAGTAGTATTTTACTTTAAATGCGCCCTTTGTGCCATCTTTTCCCATCCCAGTAAGTATAACAGCCACTGTGTTTGATTGGTATATTTCTGCGACTTTACTTAGAGTGAAATCGACAGCAGGTCTTACATTG is a window of Pseudothermotoga elfii DSM 9442 = NBRC 107921 DNA encoding:
- the rnr gene encoding ribonuclease R; the protein is MSQFSNDFKEKIISTLSDGKKLTLKEICKTLQIKDRVKKKELRKVIKLLLDEGEIFRDNRGRYTKIGEDFVLGTIEFTRRGNMAFVSSENGKEVAIFVENSAGAIHGDKVLVEITGKWRHLPLGRIVKIVERTRDKIVGVFQLKRSFGFVIPDDSKIIYDFYVPIEKIDGAKPGQKVIAKITRWPSRGRNPEAEIVSVLGDIKDPKTDIPSIMAKYGLDENFPEDVMKEIRRLPETVNEDEMKDRKDFRSTLVFTIDGENAKDFDDAVSIKKISKDKFLLSVHIADVSHYVQEGSAIDREAFHRGTSVYLLDKVVPMLPFKLSNNLCSLVEGKDRLTFTVQMVIDREGNTVDYEISPSVIRSKKRLTYTLVNQYFSGDESAKKKLGKRICSSLNRMLELSEILREYRRRRGAILDIEGGEVDIIIDEKGRTVDILPRRRGPAEVLIEEFMIKANETVAEVFHNAGLPFVYRVHEEPDPEFLIQLKEYVEALGLKVKFPKQIHPGVLQQLLEAVKDHPLRSSVEKLLVRSMKRAIYSALNVGHFGLASFAYTHFTSPIRRYPDLVVHRLLKLYLSQGGRFTPKQIEFYSQHLPRIAEHCSKRERLADEAEWDLLAMKKVEYISRYMGKVFNAVITNVTRFGLFVEIPEKLISGLIHISTLNDYFIYDEKKNILIGERSGKVFKIGDLIKAKVVNANKISGEIDFELVEEKENAVEKN
- a CDS encoding alpha/beta hydrolase; translated protein: MRLKKIDGKKGYVVLVHGLGEHCGRYTWLIDLLRSEDYGLIMFDLPGHGENSGKKGHATFREIFEILDGIFHSEPDSFLMGHSLGGLIAIRYAELRNNVRGLIVTSPALKISNDNFFLRLLATLVSVISPKTTFNNGIDPYDLSPNIEAVKRYINDPLVHEKISAKLAFDMLVNSKRALREAFKIKIPCFIGVGEKDKITLPEGAYLFFNRVSSEDKTLKTYHGGYHELFEDPANMSLFLSDFVDWLRRH
- a CDS encoding peptidoglycan DD-metalloendopeptidase family protein, which gives rise to MKKHFVLILLLVAVLICGGYLKVSYVIQPGDTLYEISKKFKISISTILDWNTLLDPLKLRVGQQITLPQPEGFLYTVKQGDNLYTIARMFFTTVNDIRIANDLSSDFIKPGQELFVPRSCIGKAFNTEKGYIWPVYGILSSPYGWRVHPITKQMSFHTGIDIAAPEGTPVFSSTNGVVSFAGERSGYGLMVEIKTGKDVVRYGHLSKICVYKGQSIERGSIIGRVGSTGVSTGPHLHFEVLANNNTINPLAILPSTSKVYVLKEGVEEIGAGGE